The following coding sequences are from one Natrarchaeobius halalkaliphilus window:
- a CDS encoding ABC transporter permease — MNWYLQRTIQMLLTVYVVITLTFVLTRMLPGSAIGVLRARLEDETDMSSAEVEAAIQQFINIHPDDPIHIAYRDYMLATLQGDLGQSIWYGRSVNEIVAEAIPWTLFIVSWSLFIGFFVGIILGSLMAYYEGGKIDVGLTTYGMVAGSIPYYIFAVFLLIFLSYRTGIFPTSGRVGNVEHGFNLAFMGSVIHHAALPTISMILAGSIASLSMRGNSIRVLGSDYLRVARLRGLSNNTIISQYVLRNAVLPMYTSFMIKIGQMFGGVIILEMIFGYHGMGWFMVESVDTRDYPLMMGCFMVITIAVVIALFLADLTYPKIDPRVTTENEEL; from the coding sequence ATGAACTGGTACTTGCAACGGACGATACAGATGTTGTTGACCGTCTATGTCGTGATTACGCTCACATTCGTTCTAACACGAATGTTACCTGGGAGCGCGATCGGGGTTCTCCGAGCACGACTGGAAGATGAGACGGATATGAGTTCGGCAGAGGTCGAAGCGGCGATCCAACAATTCATCAATATTCATCCCGACGATCCGATACACATCGCCTACCGGGATTACATGCTCGCGACGTTACAGGGAGACCTCGGCCAGTCCATCTGGTACGGCAGAAGCGTCAACGAGATCGTTGCTGAAGCGATCCCCTGGACGCTGTTTATCGTGAGCTGGTCCCTCTTTATCGGATTCTTCGTTGGGATTATCCTCGGCTCGCTGATGGCGTACTACGAGGGTGGAAAGATCGACGTCGGTCTCACGACCTACGGGATGGTCGCTGGATCGATCCCCTACTATATCTTCGCCGTCTTCCTGTTGATCTTCCTCTCGTACCGAACGGGCATCTTTCCGACCTCGGGGCGAGTCGGAAACGTCGAACATGGATTCAACCTGGCGTTCATGGGGAGCGTCATCCATCACGCGGCGTTACCGACCATCTCGATGATTCTCGCGGGATCGATCGCCTCGTTATCGATGCGTGGAAACAGTATCCGTGTCCTCGGATCGGATTACCTCCGAGTTGCACGCCTTCGTGGACTCTCCAACAACACGATCATTAGCCAGTACGTTCTCCGGAACGCCGTTTTGCCGATGTATACCAGTTTCATGATCAAGATCGGCCAGATGTTCGGCGGCGTGATCATCCTCGAGATGATCTTCGGCTATCACGGCATGGGGTGGTTCATGGTCGAGTCCGTGGATACGCGTGATTATCCGCTCATGATGGGCTGTTTCATGGTGATCACCATCGCGGTCGTGATCGCCCTCTTCCTCGCGGACCTCACCTATCCC
- a CDS encoding sugar phosphate isomerase/epimerase family protein, with product MGIGYTTILYDDESLADGIADIGACRYDGVEIGLEKVRAAGPEHVSACLEEHDLELYCVMSGWFESDEDVEGFADDAATVAEMGAEYYGLLPPQRGGTDDETFAGWLETFCEAATDAGLTPALHHHGATHVEQPDEIEDWLARGPDSLELLYDTAHYYPYADPLSGIERFADDIAYVHVKDVAPSADFGVHTDALTSGEFHLDNVINYFRAFTDLGEGEIDFDAVVRTLEDVGYDGHVTIEIENETERPLVHAKQNFDRWQASRRSLTDRR from the coding sequence ATGGGTATCGGATACACGACGATCCTCTACGACGACGAATCGCTGGCGGACGGTATCGCCGACATCGGTGCGTGTCGGTACGACGGCGTCGAGATTGGCCTCGAGAAGGTACGTGCTGCCGGGCCGGAGCACGTGAGCGCGTGCCTGGAAGAACACGACCTCGAGCTCTACTGCGTGATGAGTGGCTGGTTCGAGTCCGACGAGGACGTCGAGGGGTTCGCTGACGACGCCGCGACCGTTGCCGAGATGGGAGCGGAGTACTACGGGCTCCTTCCGCCACAGCGCGGCGGAACCGACGACGAGACGTTCGCCGGCTGGCTCGAGACGTTCTGTGAGGCGGCCACTGACGCCGGGCTCACGCCGGCACTTCACCACCACGGCGCGACTCACGTCGAACAACCCGACGAGATCGAAGACTGGCTCGCCAGGGGACCGGACTCGCTCGAGCTGCTGTACGACACCGCCCACTACTATCCCTACGCGGATCCGCTCTCTGGAATCGAGCGATTTGCCGACGACATCGCCTACGTTCACGTCAAGGACGTGGCCCCGTCGGCCGACTTCGGAGTCCACACCGACGCGCTCACGTCGGGGGAGTTCCATCTCGACAACGTCATCAACTACTTCCGCGCCTTTACCGACCTGGGCGAGGGCGAGATCGACTTCGACGCAGTCGTCCGTACCCTAGAAGACGTCGGATACGACGGACACGTCACGATCGAGATCGAAAACGAAACCGAGCGACCGCTGGTCCACGCGAAACAGAACTTCGACCGATGGCAGGCGTCACGTCGCTCGCTAACGGACCGACGGTAG
- a CDS encoding ABC transporter substrate-binding protein: MATVPFLAGCAEDGSGDPGNGNGNGGGEGFEQPDSDEIIDATWTRGINETIDDMSWNPRSITLSPITQYDLYSGLWVWDYLEGGLSGELASSWDIDGDEAWVEFYDSYWHNGDQFTTEDVAMSFDIMFWQQMNAGDREEHPIESFHIEDDTSARIVFSGDHPPDWQHWVDMPWRGYGILYDNRNITGDWYDQLDSVDPESDDFAELFDDFTTTEDIYSPEEGDYPIGNGPFQYKEHTDTSVTFERFEDYAHADTINFTETRWEFHDDRAMAFFEGEIDESRHGVPPEPEDMHLMPDDYQLYREGNQRETDVTFNNGDGVPGDDRPVYDRAIRESINYLVDRDEWSAIFGEIWSPLEEPEHPIPEGTLREQPQEFQDMIHDLDLVNREHDIDTAMERVNDSDNYYYDEDEEMVICENGDYHVDAGEQAHIEILSRQDIRADISQLLSQWMEDFGWSVDRFPVDSATESERRENGTFDIKVNTSSCETVGDHASGPEIETYEDRIHWSNPLPVPEVNDWDGEIVGWDYMEAWDEHASLPADAPIEEWGQYYVEASWAWNWLCGRFFSLGRTEPGAIRNDQFSIDGDSTLNHIDTAPSHGIRSPETTVWAREE, from the coding sequence ATGGCAACCGTGCCGTTCCTGGCTGGCTGCGCCGAGGACGGCTCCGGTGATCCTGGAAACGGTAATGGAAACGGTGGTGGTGAAGGCTTCGAACAACCGGATAGTGACGAGATCATCGACGCGACGTGGACTCGTGGCATAAACGAGACCATCGACGACATGAGCTGGAACCCGCGGAGCATTACGCTCAGCCCGATCACGCAGTACGACCTGTACTCGGGGCTGTGGGTCTGGGACTACCTCGAGGGTGGACTCAGCGGCGAACTGGCCAGTAGCTGGGACATCGACGGCGACGAGGCCTGGGTCGAGTTTTACGACTCGTACTGGCACAACGGCGACCAGTTCACGACGGAGGACGTCGCGATGTCCTTCGACATCATGTTCTGGCAGCAGATGAACGCGGGCGACCGGGAGGAACACCCGATCGAATCCTTCCACATCGAAGACGACACGTCCGCGCGAATCGTCTTCAGCGGTGATCACCCACCGGACTGGCAACACTGGGTCGACATGCCGTGGCGAGGATACGGTATTCTGTACGACAACCGAAACATCACCGGTGATTGGTACGATCAACTGGATTCCGTCGATCCGGAATCCGACGATTTCGCGGAACTGTTCGACGATTTCACGACGACCGAGGACATCTACTCGCCCGAGGAAGGTGATTATCCCATCGGCAACGGTCCGTTCCAGTACAAAGAACACACGGACACGTCCGTTACCTTCGAGCGGTTCGAGGACTACGCACACGCGGACACGATCAACTTTACGGAGACCAGGTGGGAATTCCACGACGACCGTGCGATGGCGTTCTTCGAGGGCGAAATCGACGAATCCCGTCACGGCGTTCCCCCAGAGCCGGAGGACATGCACCTGATGCCCGACGACTACCAGCTCTACCGTGAAGGGAATCAGCGTGAAACGGACGTTACGTTCAACAACGGTGATGGCGTCCCCGGCGACGACCGTCCCGTCTACGACCGCGCCATCAGAGAGTCGATCAACTACCTGGTCGACAGAGACGAGTGGTCGGCAATCTTCGGTGAGATCTGGAGTCCGCTCGAAGAACCCGAGCATCCGATCCCCGAGGGAACCCTTCGGGAACAGCCCCAGGAGTTCCAGGACATGATCCACGACCTCGATCTGGTCAACCGGGAACACGACATCGATACCGCGATGGAGCGTGTCAACGACTCGGACAACTACTACTACGACGAGGACGAGGAGATGGTCATCTGTGAGAACGGTGACTACCACGTCGACGCGGGCGAGCAGGCTCACATCGAGATCCTCTCGCGTCAGGACATTCGTGCCGACATCTCCCAGTTGCTCAGTCAGTGGATGGAGGACTTCGGCTGGTCCGTCGATCGTTTCCCAGTGGACTCCGCGACCGAGTCCGAACGCCGTGAGAACGGGACGTTCGACATCAAGGTCAACACGAGTTCCTGTGAAACGGTTGGCGATCACGCCAGCGGTCCCGAGATCGAGACGTACGAGGACCGTATTCACTGGTCCAACCCGCTTCCCGTTCCGGAGGTCAACGACTGGGACGGCGAAATCGTCGGCTGGGACTACATGGAAGCCTGGGACGAGCACGCCTCGCTCCCGGCGGACGCACCGATCGAAGAGTGGGGTCAGTACTACGTCGAAGCCTCGTGGGCGTGGAACTGGCTCTGCGGTCGATTCTTCAGCCTCGGTCGGACCGAGCCCGGAGCGATCCGCAACGATCAGTTTTCGATCGACGGCGACAGCACGCTGAACCACATCGACACGGCACCGAGCCACGGTATCCGATCGCCGGAAACGACGGTCTGGGCACGCGAAGAGTAG
- a CDS encoding thiamine pyrophosphate-binding protein — protein MPELTGGEIIASYLEKEGVEYLVGIPGHGSTNLLDAFNDSSVDVIQPRHEQGATHLADGYARASGDPLAVFTSIGPGATNTVTGAATAYVDSIPMVIFTGAPQTHEYGQGILQELDRQKQGDFPSVMEPVTKRSFVVRDVERLPRILRRAFQIAVTGRPGPVHVDVPMDVQGASADVEIPDPAETRAHSRPGGDPGSIAEAADLLAEAENPVIVPGGGCMIAEAWDEVQDLAEHLKVPVIPTFQAKGIIPEDHDLFVGYAGWIGSSAGNELASNADVVLAIGCRFSDLHTSSFEPGVSFDIPPSKLIHVDIDNEEVGKNYPVEVGVLGDAKVVTQQLYDAVSDRVDEVSTENNDYYDEIQELWTEWEARVEERLSDDVPMSISRALAGLREALPREGIVVSSAGQPQETTNPQFPVYEPRTNISCGGFSTMGFGVSAAIGAKLAQPDKPVVDIEGDGSFLMSNQEVACAVEHDIDVTWLVLNNHGWKSIRNLQVDKYGWERVLNTPFDEEKNVDYVKMAESFNVGFVDRVVKPENVVETMERALEYDGPALVEVIVEPDNPDSGAIITGEWDLADLEK, from the coding sequence ATGCCTGAACTGACTGGTGGCGAAATCATCGCCAGCTATCTCGAGAAAGAGGGTGTAGAGTATCTCGTCGGGATTCCCGGACACGGAAGTACGAACCTTCTCGATGCGTTCAACGACTCTTCCGTCGACGTTATTCAACCTCGACACGAACAGGGTGCGACGCATCTAGCGGATGGATACGCCCGCGCGAGCGGCGATCCGCTCGCCGTTTTCACGTCGATCGGCCCGGGCGCGACGAACACGGTGACGGGCGCGGCGACCGCCTACGTCGACTCGATTCCGATGGTGATCTTCACGGGCGCGCCACAGACTCACGAGTACGGTCAGGGAATCCTCCAGGAACTCGATCGACAGAAACAGGGCGATTTTCCCAGCGTCATGGAGCCGGTCACGAAGCGGAGCTTCGTCGTCAGGGACGTCGAGCGGCTCCCTCGGATCCTGCGGCGCGCGTTCCAGATCGCCGTTACGGGACGGCCGGGTCCGGTCCACGTCGACGTGCCGATGGACGTCCAGGGAGCCTCGGCCGACGTCGAGATCCCCGATCCCGCAGAGACCCGGGCACACAGTCGACCGGGTGGCGATCCGGGCTCGATCGCGGAGGCGGCGGATCTCCTCGCGGAGGCGGAGAATCCGGTGATCGTTCCCGGTGGCGGCTGTATGATCGCTGAAGCGTGGGACGAGGTACAGGACCTCGCGGAACACCTGAAAGTACCCGTTATCCCGACCTTTCAGGCGAAGGGAATTATCCCCGAAGACCACGACCTGTTCGTCGGTTACGCCGGATGGATCGGCTCGAGTGCGGGTAACGAACTCGCGAGCAACGCGGACGTCGTGCTGGCGATCGGCTGTCGGTTCTCGGACCTGCACACGTCGTCGTTCGAACCCGGCGTTAGCTTCGATATCCCGCCGAGCAAACTCATCCACGTCGACATCGACAACGAGGAGGTCGGCAAGAACTACCCCGTCGAAGTCGGCGTCCTCGGTGACGCAAAGGTGGTCACTCAGCAACTTTACGACGCCGTCTCGGATCGAGTCGATGAGGTCAGCACCGAAAACAACGACTACTACGACGAGATCCAGGAGCTCTGGACGGAGTGGGAAGCACGCGTCGAAGAGCGTCTTTCAGACGACGTTCCGATGAGCATCTCGCGTGCGCTCGCCGGTCTTCGGGAGGCACTGCCTCGCGAGGGCATCGTCGTCTCGAGTGCGGGCCAACCACAGGAGACGACCAATCCGCAGTTCCCGGTCTACGAACCACGAACGAACATCTCCTGTGGCGGCTTCTCGACGATGGGATTCGGCGTCTCGGCCGCCATCGGCGCGAAGCTGGCACAACCCGACAAACCGGTCGTCGACATCGAAGGCGACGGGAGCTTCCTGATGAGCAATCAGGAGGTCGCGTGCGCGGTCGAACACGACATCGACGTGACGTGGCTCGTCCTCAACAACCACGGCTGGAAATCGATTCGGAACCTCCAGGTCGACAAGTACGGCTGGGAGCGCGTGCTCAACACGCCGTTCGACGAGGAGAAAAACGTCGACTACGTGAAGATGGCCGAGTCGTTCAACGTCGGCTTCGTCGACCGCGTCGTCAAACCCGAAAACGTCGTCGAGACGATGGAGCGTGCACTCGAGTACGACGGCCCCGCACTCGTCGAAGTCATCGTGGAGCCGGATAATCCCGATTCCGGAGCGATCATCACGGGCGAGTGGGACCTGGCTGACCTCGAGAAGTAG
- a CDS encoding methyl-accepting chemotaxis protein, whose amino-acid sequence MVSSLARFVPDSITQRYLAKFGLVLVAVLVVTICVALFFYADISGALSEDVRTDMQLTAEGEAEELALWVEDHRQKTRLLAAHHTLTTGTDDEIERMLAAELEEHPETTQGIHYFEYGVGVQSVTIARSTDDEMVGTDVRSLVGTASVHVEDDGEIRERGIGYLDESFEPTYTDTFDRDGEYLVGFLSPVYADDEPVGMVMITIDVGDRASMFHNPVDGGSTQVIDEGSDAILFAEDDDVVLEPYREGTNESVLTQGFDGDADGSEAFRGSGVMEYDDTDEIVSYAPIEGTDWLLVSHAPHANAYALADDVLTSLLALVTVSLLGFVLVGVLIGRPTATVLDDLAEQANALSNGDLEVDIESTDRSDELGRVQNGFADTQRYLRTVAGQADAISHQHFDDPILERDVPGGLGVALETMRTDLSEFITEIERSQREAQAARREAQELADGLERQAERVSEAMANAADGNLTEELDEDIDNDAMREIARSFNEMLDRLEGTILSIQELADEVDDVSERVASGVDEIERASEEVGASADRISTGADRQKTQLQDILTEMNDLSATVEEIASTSDEVAALSDRASERTADAAGGASEIIDEMNRLEARIDGIAEQIVVLDDEVAEIDEIVGLIDEIAEQTNLLALNASIEAASAGEAGHGFAVVASEVKALAEETAEATQRVDSLITGVQQSTTETVEDVTEMRAQVGASVDAVETSLEAIDDVTDQVEAVNDGIHEIDRATDEQARANQQVVTMADEVTDVSERTSAEVERVAAATVEQTTAVSELSSGARSLADSAERLTDSLDVFAVDGTSTSDRESNAGDVVLSSNGSRETHPDSDAEPIESETDPALSDDAS is encoded by the coding sequence ATGGTGTCATCACTCGCGCGGTTCGTTCCGGACAGCATCACGCAACGCTATCTGGCCAAGTTTGGACTCGTTCTCGTCGCCGTGTTGGTCGTGACGATCTGTGTCGCGCTATTTTTCTACGCCGACATCTCGGGTGCACTTTCCGAAGACGTCCGAACGGACATGCAACTCACCGCGGAGGGGGAAGCCGAGGAGCTGGCGCTCTGGGTCGAGGATCACCGTCAGAAGACCCGCCTTCTCGCCGCTCATCACACGCTGACGACCGGGACTGACGACGAGATCGAACGAATGCTCGCGGCCGAACTCGAGGAACATCCGGAGACGACGCAGGGAATCCACTACTTCGAGTACGGCGTCGGCGTCCAGAGCGTGACGATCGCCCGGAGCACCGACGACGAGATGGTCGGGACCGACGTTCGGTCGCTGGTCGGCACGGCGAGCGTTCACGTCGAGGACGACGGCGAGATTCGCGAGCGCGGAATCGGTTACCTCGACGAATCGTTCGAGCCGACCTACACGGACACCTTCGATCGGGACGGGGAGTATCTGGTCGGGTTCTTGAGCCCGGTCTACGCCGACGACGAGCCGGTCGGAATGGTGATGATAACGATCGACGTCGGGGACCGCGCGTCCATGTTTCACAACCCGGTCGACGGCGGTTCGACGCAGGTCATAGACGAAGGCAGCGATGCGATCCTGTTCGCGGAGGACGACGACGTCGTTCTCGAGCCCTATCGCGAGGGAACCAACGAGTCCGTCCTGACACAGGGCTTCGACGGGGACGCCGATGGATCCGAGGCGTTTCGCGGCTCGGGAGTGATGGAGTACGATGACACCGACGAGATCGTCTCCTACGCGCCCATCGAGGGCACCGACTGGCTGCTCGTCTCACACGCACCACACGCGAACGCCTATGCCCTCGCGGATGACGTCCTCACCTCGTTGCTGGCGCTCGTTACCGTCTCCCTCCTCGGGTTCGTCCTCGTCGGTGTCCTGATCGGGCGGCCGACCGCGACCGTCCTCGACGATCTCGCTGAACAGGCCAACGCGCTGTCGAACGGGGATCTCGAGGTCGACATCGAATCCACCGATCGATCCGACGAACTCGGTCGCGTCCAGAACGGATTCGCAGATACGCAGCGGTACCTGCGAACAGTCGCCGGACAGGCCGACGCGATCTCACACCAGCACTTCGACGATCCGATTCTCGAACGGGACGTTCCGGGCGGCCTCGGCGTCGCCCTCGAGACCATGCGGACGGACCTCTCCGAGTTCATCACCGAAATCGAGCGCTCACAGCGCGAGGCACAGGCGGCTCGACGCGAGGCACAGGAACTCGCGGACGGTCTCGAACGTCAGGCAGAGCGCGTCAGCGAGGCGATGGCGAACGCGGCGGACGGAAACCTCACGGAAGAACTCGACGAAGACATCGACAACGACGCCATGCGCGAGATCGCTCGCTCGTTCAACGAGATGCTCGACCGCCTCGAGGGGACGATCCTCTCGATTCAGGAACTGGCGGACGAGGTGGATGACGTCAGCGAACGAGTCGCCTCCGGCGTCGACGAGATCGAACGAGCGAGCGAGGAGGTCGGCGCGTCCGCCGACCGGATTTCGACCGGTGCCGATCGCCAGAAAACCCAACTCCAGGACATCCTGACGGAGATGAACGATCTCTCGGCTACGGTCGAGGAGATCGCGTCGACGTCCGATGAGGTGGCTGCGCTCTCGGACCGGGCATCCGAACGAACCGCGGATGCGGCCGGCGGCGCGAGCGAGATCATCGACGAGATGAATCGTCTCGAAGCCCGCATCGACGGGATCGCAGAACAGATCGTCGTGCTGGACGACGAGGTAGCGGAGATCGACGAAATCGTCGGACTCATCGACGAGATCGCAGAACAGACGAACCTGCTCGCGCTGAACGCGTCGATCGAGGCTGCGAGCGCCGGCGAGGCCGGCCACGGGTTTGCCGTCGTCGCCAGCGAGGTCAAAGCCCTCGCGGAGGAAACCGCCGAAGCGACCCAGCGCGTCGATTCGCTCATCACCGGCGTCCAGCAGTCCACGACCGAGACCGTCGAGGACGTCACCGAAATGCGAGCGCAGGTCGGTGCCAGCGTCGACGCCGTCGAAACCAGCCTCGAGGCGATCGACGACGTCACGGATCAGGTCGAAGCGGTCAACGACGGGATTCACGAGATCGACCGGGCGACGGACGAGCAGGCACGAGCCAATCAGCAGGTGGTCACGATGGCCGACGAGGTAACGGACGTCAGCGAACGGACCAGCGCGGAGGTCGAACGCGTGGCCGCGGCGACCGTCGAACAGACGACCGCGGTCTCGGAGCTTTCGTCGGGTGCCCGTTCGCTCGCGGATTCGGCCGAGCGACTGACCGACTCCCTCGACGTCTTCGCAGTGGACGGAACGTCGACCTCAGATCGTGAATCGAACGCCGGCGACGTCGTTCTCTCCAGTAACGGCTCACGGGAGACTCACCCGGACAGTGATGCGGAACCGATCGAGTCCGAGACGGATCCGGCACTCTCCGACGACGCGTCATAA
- a CDS encoding TIGR03557 family F420-dependent LLM class oxidoreductase → MVSIDYMAHQEQYDPNELLEYSSLAEDAGYDFVWTSDHFHPWFHTDAEAGFAWSWLGAACERLDIPIGTCVSPATGHYHPGIIAQAFATLQSMHDERVVLGLSTGEAMNETPLGFDWPEYPERRDRLEESLRIIRALWGDEQWVDSELIGEDGFVTYDGDRFELNEAKLYTNPERSPEIHIAANGPSTARLAARYADGFITVKKGEEYTDRLYPAIRRYAEEEGNDPDAIETTLLVIASYDPDYEAALEATRPWWATTQNVFDRAMANPMRIEREGEKATREQVEEKFLIADEPETIAAQLEEYAEMGFDRIAIGNTSPDPAALFDVMGDDVIPSL, encoded by the coding sequence ATGGTCAGCATAGACTACATGGCTCACCAGGAGCAGTACGATCCGAACGAGCTCCTCGAGTACTCCTCGCTCGCCGAAGACGCCGGCTACGACTTCGTCTGGACTTCAGATCACTTCCACCCGTGGTTCCACACCGACGCCGAAGCCGGCTTCGCGTGGTCGTGGCTCGGAGCTGCCTGTGAACGCCTCGATATCCCGATCGGGACCTGCGTCTCCCCGGCGACCGGCCACTATCACCCCGGTATCATCGCCCAGGCGTTCGCGACGCTTCAGTCGATGCACGACGAGCGTGTCGTCCTCGGTCTGAGCACCGGCGAAGCGATGAACGAGACTCCGCTGGGCTTCGACTGGCCGGAGTACCCCGAACGACGCGACCGACTCGAGGAGTCACTCAGGATCATCCGCGCGCTGTGGGGTGACGAGCAGTGGGTCGACAGCGAGCTGATCGGTGAGGACGGATTCGTCACGTACGACGGCGATCGATTCGAACTGAACGAGGCGAAGCTCTACACGAACCCCGAACGCTCCCCGGAAATCCACATCGCGGCCAACGGTCCGAGCACCGCCCGTCTGGCGGCCCGGTACGCCGACGGATTCATCACGGTCAAGAAAGGCGAGGAGTACACGGATCGGCTCTACCCTGCGATCCGTCGATATGCCGAGGAGGAAGGCAACGATCCCGACGCCATCGAGACCACGCTACTCGTCATCGCGTCGTACGATCCCGACTACGAGGCGGCCCTCGAGGCCACGCGGCCGTGGTGGGCGACGACCCAGAACGTCTTCGACCGCGCGATGGCGAACCCGATGCGAATCGAACGGGAAGGTGAGAAGGCGACGCGCGAGCAGGTCGAAGAGAAGTTTCTCATCGCTGATGAACCCGAGACCATCGCGGCCCAGCTCGAGGAGTACGCGGAGATGGGATTCGACCGCATCGCCATCGGAAACACCAGTCCGGATCCGGCGGCGCTGTTCGACGTGATGGGTGACGACGTTATTCCGTCGCTCTGA
- the iolM gene encoding scyllo-inosose 3-dehydrogenase yields the protein MRALVVDADWKPQPEYDVTDREQQTGRAMNASKIWTDPTLSLEERPRPTPGPEEVLVEVRYAGICGSDLSMVASGDDGYMHYSAYAKFPNTIGHEFSGRVVETGSDVRLFEDGDLVTSEVTDYCGRCNACRQGSPGHCTYFEQLGFTVPGAFAEYVTVPEKLCWDVSPLRQAYDDEDALLKAAATIEPATITYHGLFGRADGILPGDYHVYHGAGPIGLTGMNVSRGAGAGEVIAFEPSDERRAVARDLGFEHVYNPIERDPVETIDEVTGGEGADVHVETAGAVQQTYPAIEDSLAEGANVVHISNAGSDPEITLRKYQGSAAQIYGSEGHTGQRIYPRVIRMMASGSVDNLPIVTTTYPLANAEAALERASERIDGKVLLEI from the coding sequence ATGCGTGCTCTCGTTGTAGACGCGGATTGGAAACCACAGCCCGAATACGACGTCACGGACAGAGAACAGCAAACGGGCCGAGCGATGAACGCCTCGAAGATCTGGACCGACCCAACGCTCTCGCTCGAGGAACGGCCGCGACCGACCCCGGGTCCGGAGGAAGTGCTCGTCGAGGTTCGATACGCGGGCATCTGCGGGAGCGATCTGTCGATGGTCGCGAGCGGCGACGACGGCTATATGCATTACTCCGCGTACGCGAAGTTTCCGAATACGATCGGCCACGAGTTCTCCGGTCGCGTCGTCGAAACGGGGTCGGACGTCCGTCTCTTCGAGGACGGCGACCTCGTCACCTCGGAGGTGACCGACTACTGCGGGCGGTGTAACGCGTGTCGACAGGGGAGTCCAGGCCACTGTACGTACTTCGAGCAGCTGGGGTTCACCGTACCAGGTGCGTTCGCGGAGTACGTTACCGTCCCGGAGAAGCTGTGCTGGGACGTCTCCCCGCTCCGACAGGCCTACGACGACGAGGATGCGCTTTTGAAAGCGGCGGCGACGATCGAACCCGCGACCATTACGTATCACGGCCTGTTCGGGCGAGCGGACGGAATCCTCCCCGGTGACTACCACGTCTATCACGGGGCGGGACCGATCGGACTTACCGGGATGAACGTCTCCCGCGGCGCGGGTGCGGGCGAGGTGATCGCCTTCGAGCCGTCAGACGAACGGCGTGCCGTCGCACGCGACCTCGGATTCGAGCACGTGTACAACCCGATCGAACGGGATCCAGTCGAAACGATCGACGAGGTGACGGGGGGGGAGGGCGCGGACGTCCACGTCGAAACGGCGGGTGCCGTCCAGCAGACGTACCCCGCTATCGAAGACAGCCTCGCGGAAGGAGCGAACGTCGTTCACATCAGCAACGCCGGATCGGATCCGGAAATCACACTCAGAAAGTACCAGGGATCGGCCGCACAGATCTACGGCTCGGAGGGCCACACCGGTCAGCGTATCTATCCCCGCGTTATCCGGATGATGGCATCGGGCTCCGTCGACAACCTGCCGATCGTGACCACGACCTATCCGTTAGCGAACGCAGAAGCCGCACTCGAACGAGCGTCGGAACGGATCGACGGCAAAGTTCTGCTCGAGATCTGA